The sequence CGCGGCCGCGGCTGCGGTGGCGTTCATCTGCTCCATACGCGTGACGACCGGGAGAGAGTTGTTCACAGTGCCCGGCTCGCGGTACTCGGCGTAGAGCACCTCCGGCCCCGGGTCGGTCATGGATCCGTCGAAGTTATGGAGGCGGGAGACCATCGTCAGGTAGTACTGCTGCGTGTAGAACGGCACCGCCTGGTAGTTCGTCGAACCCGCGCTCACGGGGAGGAGGAAGTTGGGCTGGAACGGCGTCGTCTGCACCTTCTGGTCCGCCCACGTTGCCGGCGCGTGGAACTTCCCGGTAGCGATCTCGTGAGTGGTTATGACGTAGCGGGTGCCGATGTTGTCGAGGATCCGGTTTGCCTTCTCTTCCGAGGTCGAGGTGAGGTAGACCGCAGAGCCGTTCGGACCGGTGACCCCGTGCTGGAAGGGGTTGTTGTTCGGGATCCGTTTTGAGACGAAGGTGATCCAGTGACCGTAGTCCCACCAGGACATGACGCCGTAGGAATCCTCGGGGTAGGTGAAGGTCTCCTCGTCATGGATGGCATAGTAGTCAACACCGGGGTCGGGGGTGTTTGCGCCCATCCACTCCAGGGCCTCCATCCACTGTGAGTCGATACCACCGTATTTTACGGTTTTTGCCATCTCAAGGGTCGTCCCGAAGCAGATTCCCCCAAAGAGGAGCGTGACGACGACGACAGCGGCGAACGCCCCGACCCTGAGGGGGTCGGGCCGGTCCCTCGGGGGGACTTTCGGCTTCCCGGTATCTCTGGCTCTCGCTCCCTTCTTCCCTTTCTTTGCCTTCTCCTGTCTCTCCCCGGGTTCGGAGGAATCACCGCTGCTTGCCGGCCGGAGGAGACGCGCGGCATCCTTCCAGGTCACGTTGATGACCGCCCCTGCACAGATCGCGGCGAGCAGGGCGATGTTTGCGGCGAGGTAGTACTCGTAGCGGAGGTGCGCGGCCGTCGATGCGAGGATTATCCCTGTCCAGATGAGGACGAAGATGTGGGCCGGGTTCGCCTTCTCGCGGCTCCACCAGATCAGGGCGGCAGCGCCGCCTGCCGCAAGCACAAGGCCCCAGTGGAAGGTCGACCAGGCCGCCCCGTATGACCAGGCCCGCGCCTCCAGGACGGTCGTGGTGACCGGCTGCTCACCGAAGAAAGCGATGAGGCTCGATATGAGGAGGTTGTAGACCTCAGGCAGGGCAACAAAGAGCACCGCGACGGCGAGGGCCGCGAGGGCCGCGAGCGCGGCCGGGAAGTAGTATTTCGGCCGCTCTTTCAGGAAGACCGAGAGCCCATAGAGCGCGAGTGTTCCGGCGATGAGGGCAGCGCAGGCGATGACGTGCCCGATGGTGTACCGGGAGAGGTCAAAGCCGGGGTGCGGGAAGCCGAACGCCACTGTTCCGAGGATCACGACGCCGAAGGTGACGACATTTACGAGGACAAGATAGTCGCTTGACTGGTCCTGGAAGAAATCCAGGAGAAACTGGACCAGGGTGAAGGCCGCAACGATGAGCGCGAAGAGGATCATCGTCGGCATATTAAAGTAACCGAGGAGATAGCCGATCCCGGCGAGCGCCGCCGTTATCACCGGTATCTTCAGGGTTTCAAGGCTCTTCGGGGAGAGCGGGCGGTCGCGGGCGGCGAGCAGCGCCACAACGTAGGCGAGGACGAAGATCGTCGAAAAGAGCGTCTCTGCGATGTGGTGGTCGACGAAGGCGAATATTGAGCGGTAGGCGTAGTTCCCGGAGATGACCGCAATCAGGCCTGCCGCGATGAGACCGGTCTTCCAGTCGGTTAGTTTTCTTGCGAGTAGGTAGGTGACAGGAACCATCGCCGCGCCCATCAGCGGCGGGACCCAGGATGCCACCACCAGGATCTCAGGGCGTGTTGTTGCCCCGGCGAGGATGCAGAGCGCCGATATGATCTGGATGAAGAGCGGTCCCCAGTAGATGACGTCACCGGTCGGGTAGAGCGTCATGGCATCGAACCAGGCGTAGCCGGGGAAGTTGGCGATGACCTGTTCGACCTGACGGAGGTTATACCAGGGGTCGTTGCCCAGGAGATTGACGCCCTCGGGCGTCACCATATCAGCCGCCGGAATGAAACCCCGCATCCAGAGTACGAGCAGGGTGAACAGAACAACAAAACCTATGACAATATATGGTCGGTACTTACTGAGATCCACGTGAGCCATCGGACCCTCCTTGTTACGAATCTGTTTTCTCTCGAACCATTAATAACCTTGGCGTATCCCGGAGAGAGGAGATTTGAGGTGTTATCAGGGGTTTTTCATCAGTCGCAGAAAGATCTTCTCAAACGCCTCTGCTTTCCTCTTCCAACTGTGCTCCTCCATCCCGGACGGATACCGTCCGGGGGCGAGAGCCAGTTCATCGACCTTCTCCACGAACTCTTCCCGGTCCCGGTAGACGGCGATGTGGTCGCCGCCCATCCGGAGCATATCAGGGATGGGCGTGGAGAGGATCGCCTTCCCGCAGGCCGAGTACTCGAAGTACTTGTTGGGGAGAGCGATATCGACCCACTGGGGAGGGGAGAGCGGGATGAGACAGAGGTCCATCGGTGCGATGTAGCCGGGGAGGTCGCGGTAGTCGACGGCCCCGGTAAAGTGCACCCGCCGGCTAACCCCGAGGTCTGCCGCAAGGGCGCGGAGGTCGTCGATGTAGCCGGTGAAGAGCGAACCCCCGACGATCAGGAGTTCTGCATTCCCGTGCCGTGCGAGGATCTCCGGAAACGCCCGGATCACCTCATCGAGTGCGTACCACCGCTCGACGGCCCCCGCAAACCCGAGCACGAAGGCGTCGGGGGCGATCCCGAGTGCCTCCCGCATCGCTGTGCCGTCCATCGGGCGGAAGAGGTCGGTGTTGACGCCGTTCGTGATCAACTCCGCCTCGTATCCGTACATCCGGAGTTTCTCGACGAGTCCAGGCGAGACCGTCGTGATGACGTCGCTGTGGTCGAGGTTGTAGCGGGTTATGGCAAGGACGCCTTCCCGGAGCAGCCACCGCACGGCAGGGTTCTTGTAGTACGCGGCGGCTGAGTCAGGGAACCAGTCCTTCAGGTCGAAGACCACCGGAACGCCCGCCTTCTTCGCCGCACGGACCATCGCTGTCCCGGCGAGGACATGGGCGCCGACGACGACATCGATATCGTAGTCGCGGATGATATTGCGGATGACCCGGTAGTGGCAGGGTGCGTTGAGGGTATAGTGGAGGAAGGGGCTTTCCACAGGGAACCGCGTCGCTTCGTGGACGTGGAGGAGCGTCTCCCGTTCCTTCCCCCTGCTGACGTGGAAATGAGGCACATGGACCTCGTGCCGCGTTGCGAGCTCCTCGAAGATGTTGTGGTGCCTCGATGGGATCGGGTGGTGGATGTAGTCCTGGGTGGAGATGAGGAGGATCTTCATGATTACTCGGGAAAAAATTAGTTATGCGCCCCGGAGCCCCCGGGCCGCATCGCAGATGTATGCCAGTTCTTCGTCGGGTAGAAGGTGAAGCAACCGGGGTCGGCGAGGTTCCCTGCCCGCTTCTCCCGGTACTCCGCCCCATGCGCCTGGGCCGCGTCCTCACCGATGAGCGGTCGGACGATGGGGATCTCCACCGTCACCGCCTCGCCTCCAGAGGCAGCGGTCGGAACCGTGCCGGCGTTCCTACCGCAAGCGTCCCGGGCGGGACATCCTTTGTCACCACCGCACCGGCGGCGACGAACGCCCCCTCGCCGACTGTGACGCCGGGGAGGATCGTCGCGTTTGCGCCGATGACGGCGTCGTCCCCGATCACCGGGCCCCGGAGCGACTCATGGGGGCCGGGCGGATAGCGGTCGTTCGTCAGCACGGCGTTCGGGCCGATGAAGACCCGGTTGCCGATCCGGGTGCCGGTCGGGATGTAGACCAGGCTCTGGAGCCGGACATCGTCGCCGATCGTGCAGTCTCCCTCGATCACCGCCGCCGTCCCTATCGCCACCCGATCGCCGATGGTGGTCTTTTCGCGGATCAGCACGTTGTGCCCGGTCTGGAAGGCATCGCCGATCAGAACATCACAGTAGATGATGGTCCCCGACCTGAGGACCGCGTTCCTCCCGATGGTGACGCCCGGGTAACCTTCCTCCCCGATACGGTCGCGGGAGGGAAAACCGAGGGTCACCGGCTCAAATATCGTCGCCCCCTCGCCGAGGGCGTTACATCCATGCTCAATCATTCAACGGTCACACTCTTTGCCAGGTTCCGCGGTTTGTCGACATCCCGTTGCAGGACGCATGCGGTGTGGTAGGCGAGCAGCTGGAGGACGACAGACGCGGTCAGCACCTGCACCAGAAGATGTGTGTTCGGGATAGGGATGAAGATGTCCACGATCTCGGCCAGTTCCTTATCGCCGTCAACGCCGAGCGCGATGACCGGCGCCCTGCGGGCCTTCATCTCCTTGATGTTGGAGGCCATCACGCTGTAGGTTGGGCCGGGGGTGCATATGGCGACCACCGGTGTCTCAGGGGTGAGCAGCGCAAACGGCCCGTGCTTCAGTTCCCCGGCTGCATACCCCTCGGCATGGACGTAGCTGATCTCCTTCATCTTGAGGGCCCCTTCCATTGCGACCGGGTAAAATGCCCCCCGCCCCACGAAGAAAGCATGGTCTGCCTTTGAACAGAGGGCGACTGCATCCCTGACGTCGTAGAGGAGGACATCCCCGATGGCCAGGTGTGCGTGCGAGAGAACGTCATCAAACGCCCTCTCGCACCGCAGGTTGACGATCTGCATCAGCGCCGCGAGCTGTGCCGTGTAGGACTTGGTCGCGGCGACACCGATCTCGGGGCCGGCCCGCATGAGCAGGGTACTGTCAGCAACCCGGGTGACCGTGCTCCCCTGCACGTTGGTGATGGCAAGTGTGGAGCAGTTGCGGGCTTTCGCCATCTTCAGGGCGGCTATCGTATCGGCGGTCTCACCTGACTGCGTGACCGCGATGACGAGGCCGCGGAGGGGGGGGACGAAGTACTTGAACTCAGACCCCATCTCTGCCCGGACAGAGATATTGCAGAGCGACTCTGCCAGGTACTTAAAGATCAGGGTGGTGTGGTAGGACGTCCCGCACGCGACCAGTGTGATCTCGTCGGCACCCATGATCATCTGCCGCACATTATCGTCGATACCCGCCCTGATGGTCTCGTAGAAGGACTGGGGCTGCTCGAAGATCTCCTTCAACATATAGTGGTCAAACCCGCCCTTCCTGGTATCCTCAACACACCAGCTGATCAGCTCGATCGGGCGCTCCACCCTCCGGCCGCCGTGGTAGATGTCGAGGCGGTCGGGAGTTATATCGGCAACGTCGCCGTCCTCAAGATAGATCACGCGCTCGGTGTACTCCAGGAGCGGCGTCATATCAGAGGCGGCAAAGATCTCGGAATCCCCGATACCGAGGACGAGCGGGCTCGCGTCGCGGGCGGCGACGATCCTCTGTGTATCCGCCGCAATCGCGAGGATGGCATACGAACCCCGAAGATAGGGGAGGGTCGCGTTGACCGCCGTAAGGAGATCCCCGTCGTAGTGCTCCTCGATGAGGTGGACGATCACCTCGGTATCGGTCTCTGACCGGAAGATGTGGCCTCGCTCCTGCAGTTGCCGCTTCAGTTCGCTGTAGTTCTCGATGACCCCGTTATGTACGACGGCGATCCTCCCCCTGCAGTCCATGTGCGGGTGGGCATTGATGTCGTTTGGCTCGCCGTGGGTGGCCCACCGGGTGTGCCCGATCCCGGTGGACCCCCGGAGACTGGCTGCCCCCGCCTCACCGTCGGAGATGCGGCCGGTCTTCTTGTAGACCTCAAGCGCACTCCCGACCGTCGCGATGCCGAACGAGTCGTAACCCCGGTACTCAAGCCGCTTTAACCCCTGGATCAGAACCGGCGTTGCCTCGCGTCTTCCGATGTAGCCGACAATCCCGCACATCAGACCACCCGGGCGCCGTCCTCGATGAGGCCGACCACTGTCTTCCCCTCCTCTATGGTGACACCATTACCCACGATACAATTCTTAAATGTTGTGAAGGGTGCCGCACGAACCCCGTCGCCGAGGACTGCACCAAACTCCTCCTTAAGCACCCGCTCCCCGACCTCCATGAAACTCGCAGAGGGGTATGTCGTGGTGTGGTCGGCAAGGATGCACCCCTGACCGAAGACGGCGGAGACAATCCTGGAATGCGATCCTATGGTGACGTCGTCCATGATGATTGAGTCGGCGATGTAGGTGAAGGGTTCAAGCACCACCCGGTCACCGATGCTTGAGTCGGGCATGATCACGGTGTTTGGGCCGATGTTACAGTCGCACCCGATGGTGACGGGGCCATAGATCACGGTGTTCGCGCCGACGGTCGTCCCGGCGCCGATACGCACCACCCCCCGGCGGATGGCGGACGCATCGACCTTCCCGCCGATCTCAGGGGTGATCCCCCTGAGCATCCGGCTGTTGAGTTTCAGGAGATCCCAGGGGTAGATGGCATCCTGCCAGTCGTCTGCCGGGATCGCGCGTATCCTCCGGCCCGATGCAATCATGGCGGAGAGGGCGTCGGGGATCTCGTTTGTCTGGAGGTAGGGAAAGATATCAGGCGTGAACGAGTAGATCCCGGTCGATACCGTGAATGTCGGGGCATCCTCGGGTTTCTCGATAATCTCACGAACGATGCCGTTTCTGATCACCACGACACCGAAGTTCGAGGGACTCGGGTGCTCGGCCACAAGCATGGCGTTTCGTTCCTTCCTGATACGGGCGATCGATTCAGCGTTGATGTAGTTGTCGCCGGGAAGAACGAGGAAGTCTTCCGTGATCTCTGACTCAGCCGCCCGGAGGGCGTCAGCGGTCCCGAGCTGGCGTTCCTGGACAACGACCTGAACCGGGGCGTCGAGCTTGTTGAGGTACCTGATGACATGCTCTTTGCGGTATCCCACCACCACCACGATATCGCGGATCCCGTTCTCAAGCAGGGCATCAATGACGTACTCGATGATCGGCCGGTTCGCGACCGGGATCATGGCTTTGGGCTTGCTCCG is a genomic window of Methanoculleus bourgensis MS2 containing:
- a CDS encoding oligosaccharyl transferase, archaeosortase A system-associated, whose protein sequence is MAHVDLSKYRPYIVIGFVVLFTLLVLWMRGFIPAADMVTPEGVNLLGNDPWYNLRQVEQVIANFPGYAWFDAMTLYPTGDVIYWGPLFIQIISALCILAGATTRPEILVVASWVPPLMGAAMVPVTYLLARKLTDWKTGLIAAGLIAVISGNYAYRSIFAFVDHHIAETLFSTIFVLAYVVALLAARDRPLSPKSLETLKIPVITAALAGIGYLLGYFNMPTMILFALIVAAFTLVQFLLDFFQDQSSDYLVLVNVVTFGVVILGTVAFGFPHPGFDLSRYTIGHVIACAALIAGTLALYGLSVFLKERPKYYFPAALAALAALAVAVLFVALPEVYNLLISSLIAFFGEQPVTTTVLEARAWSYGAAWSTFHWGLVLAAGGAAALIWWSREKANPAHIFVLIWTGIILASTAAHLRYEYYLAANIALLAAICAGAVINVTWKDAARLLRPASSGDSSEPGERQEKAKKGKKGARARDTGKPKVPPRDRPDPLRVGAFAAVVVVTLLFGGICFGTTLEMAKTVKYGGIDSQWMEALEWMGANTPDPGVDYYAIHDEETFTYPEDSYGVMSWWDYGHWITFVSKRIPNNNPFQHGVTGPNGSAVYLTSTSEEKANRILDNIGTRYVITTHEIATGKFHAPATWADQKVQTTPFQPNFLLPVSAGSTNYQAVPFYTQQYYLTMVSRLHNFDGSMTDPGPEVLYAEYREPGTVNNSLPVVTRMEQMNATAAAAAVEAYNKNAQAGSAATLLNIFHEFRADSILHPVERVPALQHYRLVHETPQNVFVNAGENGPDLKIIKIFEYVPGAHIKGDGIIEVPVTTNTGRTFTYRQESANGEFIVPYATSGWSGEVKPTGPYRIAGTGQTFDVTEEDIQQGRTIN
- a CDS encoding glycosyltransferase, whose protein sequence is MKILLISTQDYIHHPIPSRHHNIFEELATRHEVHVPHFHVSRGKERETLLHVHEATRFPVESPFLHYTLNAPCHYRVIRNIIRDYDIDVVVGAHVLAGTAMVRAAKKAGVPVVFDLKDWFPDSAAAYYKNPAVRWLLREGVLAITRYNLDHSDVITTVSPGLVEKLRMYGYEAELITNGVNTDLFRPMDGTAMREALGIAPDAFVLGFAGAVERWYALDEVIRAFPEILARHGNAELLIVGGSLFTGYIDDLRALAADLGVSRRVHFTGAVDYRDLPGYIAPMDLCLIPLSPPQWVDIALPNKYFEYSACGKAILSTPIPDMLRMGGDHIAVYRDREEFVEKVDELALAPGRYPSGMEEHSWKRKAEAFEKIFLRLMKNP
- a CDS encoding DegT/DnrJ/EryC1/StrS family aminotransferase encodes the protein MTVEIPIVRPLIGEDAAQAHGAEYREKRAGNLADPGCFTFYPTKNWHTSAMRPGGSGAHN
- a CDS encoding acyltransferase; protein product: MIEHGCNALGEGATIFEPVTLGFPSRDRIGEEGYPGVTIGRNAVLRSGTIIYCDVLIGDAFQTGHNVLIREKTTIGDRVAIGTAAVIEGDCTIGDDVRLQSLVYIPTGTRIGNRVFIGPNAVLTNDRYPPGPHESLRGPVIGDDAVIGANATILPGVTVGEGAFVAAGAVVTKDVPPGTLAVGTPARFRPLPLEARR
- the glmS gene encoding glutamine--fructose-6-phosphate transaminase (isomerizing), with the translated sequence MCGIVGYIGRREATPVLIQGLKRLEYRGYDSFGIATVGSALEVYKKTGRISDGEAGAASLRGSTGIGHTRWATHGEPNDINAHPHMDCRGRIAVVHNGVIENYSELKRQLQERGHIFRSETDTEVIVHLIEEHYDGDLLTAVNATLPYLRGSYAILAIAADTQRIVAARDASPLVLGIGDSEIFAASDMTPLLEYTERVIYLEDGDVADITPDRLDIYHGGRRVERPIELISWCVEDTRKGGFDHYMLKEIFEQPQSFYETIRAGIDDNVRQMIMGADEITLVACGTSYHTTLIFKYLAESLCNISVRAEMGSEFKYFVPPLRGLVIAVTQSGETADTIAALKMAKARNCSTLAITNVQGSTVTRVADSTLLMRAGPEIGVAATKSYTAQLAALMQIVNLRCERAFDDVLSHAHLAIGDVLLYDVRDAVALCSKADHAFFVGRGAFYPVAMEGALKMKEISYVHAEGYAAGELKHGPFALLTPETPVVAICTPGPTYSVMASNIKEMKARRAPVIALGVDGDKELAEIVDIFIPIPNTHLLVQVLTASVVLQLLAYHTACVLQRDVDKPRNLAKSVTVE
- the glmU gene encoding bifunctional sugar-1-phosphate nucleotidylyltransferase/acetyltransferase, translated to MQAVILAAGEGSRLRPLTRSKPKAMIPVANRPIIEYVIDALLENGIRDIVVVVGYRKEHVIRYLNKLDAPVQVVVQERQLGTADALRAAESEITEDFLVLPGDNYINAESIARIRKERNAMLVAEHPSPSNFGVVVIRNGIVREIIEKPEDAPTFTVSTGIYSFTPDIFPYLQTNEIPDALSAMIASGRRIRAIPADDWQDAIYPWDLLKLNSRMLRGITPEIGGKVDASAIRRGVVRIGAGTTVGANTVIYGPVTIGCDCNIGPNTVIMPDSSIGDRVVLEPFTYIADSIIMDDVTIGSHSRIVSAVFGQGCILADHTTTYPSASFMEVGERVLKEEFGAVLGDGVRAAPFTTFKNCIVGNGVTIEEGKTVVGLIEDGARVV